One genomic window of Staphylococcus hsinchuensis includes the following:
- a CDS encoding alpha/beta hydrolase: protein MNYIKYLTSDDETRIYTKINDVAQPKANVIIAHGLAESLERYDAVTDFLNINEFNVIRYDQRGHGRSGGQETYYSRVDEITEDLSTVLSFVKQHFEGPVYLLGHSMGGYTVTLFGTKYPNQVDGIITTGALTRYNTKLFGTPDQNLSPQSYFDNELGDGVCSDPEVIRKYEQDDLNAKRISMGLVFTLMDGIDYLKANAEQFTDNVLILHGKEDGLVSYRDSLQLFEQIGSKHKSIHIYDGLQHEILNESSYNYSIFGEIVDWLNNELEH from the coding sequence GTGAACTATATTAAATATTTAACTTCGGACGATGAAACGCGTATTTATACGAAAATTAATGATGTCGCCCAGCCTAAAGCAAATGTCATTATAGCCCATGGTTTAGCAGAATCATTAGAGAGATATGATGCAGTTACGGACTTTTTAAATATTAATGAATTTAATGTTATCCGATATGACCAGAGAGGACATGGTCGATCAGGCGGTCAAGAAACATATTATAGTCGCGTAGATGAAATAACTGAAGATTTATCGACAGTATTATCATTTGTAAAACAACACTTTGAAGGGCCAGTTTATTTACTAGGGCATAGTATGGGTGGTTATACAGTTACGTTATTTGGTACGAAATATCCAAATCAAGTGGACGGAATCATCACGACGGGCGCACTGACACGTTATAATACTAAGCTGTTTGGTACGCCTGACCAAAATTTGTCACCGCAAAGTTATTTTGACAATGAATTAGGTGACGGTGTGTGTAGTGACCCAGAAGTGATTAGAAAATATGAACAAGATGATTTAAATGCGAAACGTATTTCTATGGGGCTTGTCTTTACATTAATGGACGGTATAGATTACTTAAAAGCAAATGCTGAACAGTTCACAGATAATGTGCTGATTCTACATGGTAAAGAAGATGGCTTGGTGAGCTATAGAGATTCATTGCAACTGTTTGAACAAATAGGATCTAAACATAAATCTATTCATATATACGATGGTTTACAACACGAGATATTGAATGAAAGTTCGTATAATTACAGTATTTTTGGAGAAATTGTAGATTGGCTTAACAATGAATTGGAACATTAA
- a CDS encoding ABC-ATPase domain-containing protein: MKDEQSLKKQLLSLDGQKYGAYKRLKGTYQFKTFQLAIDHVQVDPYAPPSKMRVIIDRDTTEIPNELLDSKAKRIAVSDFLARTFHQAIRHNQSGNKRMNISIDRCGQEMLERSAVVIGERQIEARIEVGLPAAGRKILGKAAMHTIIDTLPQIVQKGLMYHQFDHKALEEQVTLMLDQEYIRQQLETQGLVAFIGNDAVLPRKSGVSDQPLSNAVSFTSPERYEINMSLPSGKQLKGMGIPEGITLIVGGGFHGKSTILEALERGVYNHIVGDGREYVITRNDAMKIRAEDGRHIESVNISPFIDNLPGKKDTQQFTTENASGSTSQAANVMEALEAQSSLLLIDEDTSATNFMIRDARMQQLIAPDKEPITPFASKVAPLYDDYHVSTILIVGGSGDYFDVADNVLMMDEYVLKDVTSDAKAIVQSEAETNKEAKQQSFGDIPHRTPLRSSFSKRGKDDRFKVKGKYTIMYGKEPIDITGLEQLVDHSQTQALGMMIDYYQKHLLNDQDTLAEAADKLYNYIETHGLDAISPHDGHPGNLALPRKQEFCGTLNRYRGLNIAHGNQ; the protein is encoded by the coding sequence GTGAAAGATGAACAATCACTTAAGAAGCAATTATTGTCCTTAGATGGGCAAAAGTATGGCGCTTATAAACGTTTGAAGGGAACATATCAATTTAAAACGTTTCAACTTGCGATTGATCATGTACAAGTAGATCCATACGCACCACCTTCAAAGATGCGTGTGATTATCGACCGAGATACAACTGAAATACCAAATGAACTATTGGATTCTAAAGCGAAGCGTATTGCAGTTTCTGACTTTCTGGCTAGAACTTTTCATCAAGCGATTCGACACAACCAAAGTGGTAATAAACGAATGAATATTTCTATAGATCGTTGTGGACAAGAAATGTTAGAGCGCAGTGCGGTTGTAATAGGTGAACGTCAAATTGAAGCACGAATTGAAGTTGGTTTACCAGCAGCGGGACGTAAAATATTAGGTAAAGCAGCGATGCATACGATTATTGATACACTGCCACAGATCGTACAAAAAGGTTTAATGTACCATCAATTTGACCATAAAGCTTTAGAAGAACAAGTTACGTTAATGTTAGATCAAGAATATATAAGACAACAATTAGAAACACAAGGACTTGTCGCATTTATTGGTAATGATGCTGTACTACCGCGTAAAAGTGGTGTGTCAGATCAACCATTATCAAATGCAGTGTCATTTACGAGTCCTGAACGTTATGAAATCAATATGTCATTACCAAGTGGTAAGCAGTTGAAAGGCATGGGTATTCCTGAAGGTATTACGTTAATCGTCGGCGGTGGTTTCCATGGTAAGTCTACGATTCTCGAAGCACTCGAACGTGGCGTTTACAATCACATTGTTGGCGATGGTCGTGAATATGTGATTACACGTAACGATGCGATGAAGATACGTGCTGAAGATGGTCGTCATATAGAAAGCGTGAATATTAGTCCATTCATAGATAACCTTCCAGGTAAAAAGGATACACAACAATTTACGACTGAAAATGCCAGTGGTAGTACATCACAAGCAGCCAATGTGATGGAAGCCTTGGAAGCACAATCTTCACTATTACTCATAGATGAAGATACATCTGCGACTAACTTTATGATTCGAGATGCGCGTATGCAACAATTGATCGCACCAGATAAAGAACCTATCACACCATTTGCTAGTAAGGTAGCTCCTTTATACGATGATTATCATGTTTCTACTATATTAATTGTTGGTGGTTCTGGAGATTACTTTGATGTAGCAGACAACGTGTTGATGATGGATGAATATGTATTGAAAGATGTCACTTCAGATGCCAAAGCGATTGTTCAATCAGAAGCGGAAACTAATAAAGAAGCGAAACAACAATCATTTGGTGACATTCCGCACAGAACTCCGCTACGCTCTAGCTTTTCTAAACGTGGTAAAGACGATCGATTTAAAGTTAAAGGTAAGTATACGATAATGTATGGTAAAGAGCCGATTGATATTACTGGTTTAGAGCAATTGGTAGACCATAGTCAAACGCAAGCACTTGGAATGATGATTGATTACTATCAAAAACATCTGCTTAATGATCAAGATACGTTAGCAGAAGCGGCCGATAAATTGTACAACTATATTGAAACGCATGGATTAGATGCGATTTCACCTCATGATGGTCATCCTGGTAACTTAGCTTTACCAAGAAAACAAGAATTCTGTGGCACGTTGAATCGATATCGTGGATTGAATATTGCACATGGGAACCAGTAA